In Phacochoerus africanus isolate WHEZ1 chromosome 14, ROS_Pafr_v1, whole genome shotgun sequence, one genomic interval encodes:
- the CDC27 gene encoding cell division cycle protein 27 homolog isoform X5, protein MTVLQEPVQAAIWQALNHYAYRDAVFLAERLYAEVHSEEALFLLATCYYRSGKAYKAYRLLKGHSCTTPQCKYLLAKCCVDLSKLAEGEQILSGGVFNKQKSYDDIVTEFGDSACFTLSLLGHVYCKTDRLAKGSECYQKSLSLNPFLWSPFESLCEIGEKPDPDQTFKLTSLQNFSNCLPNSCTTLVSNHSLSHRQPETVLTETPQDTIELNRLNLESSNSKYSLNTDSSVSYIDSAVISPDTVPLGTGTSILSKQVQNKPKTGRSLLGGPTALSPLTPSFGILPLETPSPGDGSYLQNYTNTSSVIDVPSTGAPSKKSVTRIGQTGTKSVFSQSGNSREVTPILVAQTQSSGPQTSTTPQVLSPTITSPPNALPRRSSRLFTSDSSTTKENSKKLKMKFPPKIPNRKTKSKTNKGGITQPNINDSLEITKLDSSIISEGKISTITPQIQAFNLQKAAAGLMSLLREMGKGYLALCSYNCKEAINILSHLPSHHYNTGWVLCQIGRAYFELSEYMQAERIFSEVRRIENYRVEGMEIYSTTLWHLQKDVALSVLSKDLTDMDKNSPEAWCAAGNCFSLQREHDIAIKFFQRAIQVDPNYAYAYTLLGHEFVLTEELDKALACFRNAIRVNPRHYNAWYGLGMIYYKQEKFSLAEMHFQKALDINPQSSVLLCHIGVVQHALKKSEKALDTLNKAIVIDPKNPLCKFHRASVLFANEKYKSALQELEELKQIVPKESLVYFLIGKILKEPITRLKRQLISATSQMMRSQ, encoded by the exons TACACTCAGAAGAAGCCTTGTTTTTACTGGCAACCTGTTATTACCGCTCAGGAAAAGCATATAAAGCATATAGACTCTTGAAAGGACACAGTTGTACAACACCGCAATGTAAATACCTGCTTGCAAAATGTTGTGTCGATCTCAGCAA gCTTGCAGAAGGGGAACAGATCTTATCTGGTGGAGTGTTTAATAAGCAGAAAAGCTATGATGACATTGTAACTGAGTTTGGTGATTCTGCTTGTTTTACTCTTTCGTTGTTGGGACATGTATATTG CAAGACAGATCGACTTGCCAAAGGATCAGAATGTTACCAAAAGAGCCTTAGTTTAAATCCTTTCCTCTGGTCCCCCTTTGAATCATTATGTGAAATAG gtGAAAAGCCAGATCCTGACCAAACATTTAAGTTAACATCTCTACAGAACTTTAGCAACTGTCTGCCCAACTCTTGCACAACACTAGTATCTAATCATAGTTTATCTCACAGACAGCCTGAGACAGTTCTTACAGAAACACCCCAGGACACAATT GAATTAAACAGACTGAATTTAGAATCTTCCAATTCAAAGTACTCCTTGAATACAGATTCCTCAGTATCTTATATTGATTCAGCTGTAATTTCACCAGATACTGTCCCTCTTggaacaggaacttccatattatcTAAACAGgttcaaaataaaccaaaaactgGTCGAAGTTTGTTAGGAGGACCAACTGCTCTTAGCCCATTAACCCCAAG TTTTGGGATTTTGCCATTAGAAACCCCAAGTCCTGGAGATGGATCCTATTTACAAAACTACACTAATACATCTTCTGTAATTGACGTGCCATCCACCGGAGCCCCTTCAAAAAAG TCTGTTACCAGAATCGGCCAAACTGGAACAAAGTCTGTCTTCTCACAAAGTGGAAATAGTCGAGAGGTAACCCCAATTCTTGTTGCGCAAACACAAAGTTCTGGCCCACAAACAAG tacAACACCTCAGGTATTGAGCCCCACTATCACATCTCCCCCAAACGCACTGCCTCGAAGAAGTTCACGACTTTTTACTAGTGACAGCTCTACAACCAAG gagaatagcaaaaaattaaaaatgaagtttccACCTAAAAtcccaaacagaaaaacaaaaagtaaaactaaTAAAGGAGGAATAACTCAACCTAACATAAATGATAGCTTGGAAATCACAAAATTGGACTCTTCGATTATTTCAGAGGGGAAAATCTCTACAATCACACCTCAGATCCAGGCATTTAATCTACAGAAAGCAGCAGCAG GTTTGATGAGCCTTCTTCGTGAAATGGGGAAAGGTTATTTAGCCTTGTGTTCGTACAACTGCAAAGAAGCTATAAATATCTTGAGCCACCTACCTTCTCACCACTACAATACTGGTTGGGTACTGTGCCAAATTGGAAGGGCCTATTTTGAACTTTCAGAGTACATGCAA GCTGAAAGAATATTCTCAGAAGTTAGAAGAATTGAGAATTACAGAGTTGAAGGCATGGAGATCTATTCTACAACACTTTGGCATCTTCAAAAAGATGTTGCTCTTTCAGTTCTTTCAAAAGACTTAACAGATATGGATAAAAATTCACCAGAG GCCTGGTGTGCTGCAGGGAACTGTTTCAGTTTGCAACGAGAACATGACATTGCAATTAAATTCTTCCAGAGAGCTATCCAGGTTGATCCAAATTATGCTTATGCCTATACCCTATTAGGGCATGAGTTTGTGTTAACTGAAGAATTAGACAAAGCATTAGCTTGTTTTCGAAATGCCATCAGAGTCAATCCTAGACATTATAATGCATG GTATGGTTTAGGAATGATTTATTACAAGCAAGAAAAATTCAGCCTTGCAGAAATGCATTTCCAGAAAGCACTTGACATCAATCCTCAAAGTTCAGTTTTGCTTTGTCACATCGGAGTA GTTCAGCATGCACTGAAAAAATCGGAGAAGGCTTTGGATACCCTAAATAAAGCCATTGTTATTGATCCCAAGAACCCTCTATGCAAATTTCACAGAGCTTCAgttttatttgcaaatgaaaaatacaag tctgcttTACAAGAACTTGAAGaattgaaacaaattgttccCAAAGAATCCCTCGTTTACTTCTTAATAGGAAAG
- the CDC27 gene encoding cell division cycle protein 27 homolog isoform X4, translating to MTVLQEPVQAAIWQALNHYAYRDAVFLAERLYAEVHSEEALFLLATCYYRSGKAYKAYRLLKGHSCTTPQCKYLLAKCCVDLSKLAEGEQILSGGVFNKQKSYDDIVTEFGDSACFTLSLLGHVYCKTDRLAKGSECYQKSLSLNPFLWSPFESLCEIGEKPDPDQTFKLTSLQNFSNCLPNSCTTLVSNHSLSHRQPETVLTETPQDTIELNRLNLESSNSKYSLNTDSSVSYIDSAVISPDTVPLGTGTSILSKQVQNKPKTGRSLLGGPTALSPLTPSFGILPLETPSPGDGSYLQNYTNTSSVIDVPSTGAPSKKSVTRIGQTGTKSVFSQSGNSREVTPILVAQTQSSGPQTSTTPQVLSPTITSPPNALPRRSSRLFTSDSSTTKENSKKLKMKFPPKIPNRKTKSKTNKGGITQPNINDSLEITKLDSSIISEGKISTITPQIQAFNLQKAAAEGLMSLLREMGKGYLALCSYNCKEAINILSHLPSHHYNTGWVLCQIGRAYFELSEYMQAERIFSEVRRIENYRVEGMEIYSTTLWHLQKDVALSVLSKDLTDMDKNSPEAWCAAGNCFSLQREHDIAIKFFQRAIQVDPNYAYAYTLLGHEFVLTEELDKALACFRNAIRVNPRHYNAWYGLGMIYYKQEKFSLAEMHFQKALDINPQSSVLLCHIGVVQHALKKSEKALDTLNKAIVIDPKNPLCKFHRASVLFANEKYKSALQELEELKQIVPKESLVYFLIGKILKEPITRLKRQLISATSQMMRSQ from the exons TACACTCAGAAGAAGCCTTGTTTTTACTGGCAACCTGTTATTACCGCTCAGGAAAAGCATATAAAGCATATAGACTCTTGAAAGGACACAGTTGTACAACACCGCAATGTAAATACCTGCTTGCAAAATGTTGTGTCGATCTCAGCAA gCTTGCAGAAGGGGAACAGATCTTATCTGGTGGAGTGTTTAATAAGCAGAAAAGCTATGATGACATTGTAACTGAGTTTGGTGATTCTGCTTGTTTTACTCTTTCGTTGTTGGGACATGTATATTG CAAGACAGATCGACTTGCCAAAGGATCAGAATGTTACCAAAAGAGCCTTAGTTTAAATCCTTTCCTCTGGTCCCCCTTTGAATCATTATGTGAAATAG gtGAAAAGCCAGATCCTGACCAAACATTTAAGTTAACATCTCTACAGAACTTTAGCAACTGTCTGCCCAACTCTTGCACAACACTAGTATCTAATCATAGTTTATCTCACAGACAGCCTGAGACAGTTCTTACAGAAACACCCCAGGACACAATT GAATTAAACAGACTGAATTTAGAATCTTCCAATTCAAAGTACTCCTTGAATACAGATTCCTCAGTATCTTATATTGATTCAGCTGTAATTTCACCAGATACTGTCCCTCTTggaacaggaacttccatattatcTAAACAGgttcaaaataaaccaaaaactgGTCGAAGTTTGTTAGGAGGACCAACTGCTCTTAGCCCATTAACCCCAAG TTTTGGGATTTTGCCATTAGAAACCCCAAGTCCTGGAGATGGATCCTATTTACAAAACTACACTAATACATCTTCTGTAATTGACGTGCCATCCACCGGAGCCCCTTCAAAAAAG TCTGTTACCAGAATCGGCCAAACTGGAACAAAGTCTGTCTTCTCACAAAGTGGAAATAGTCGAGAGGTAACCCCAATTCTTGTTGCGCAAACACAAAGTTCTGGCCCACAAACAAG tacAACACCTCAGGTATTGAGCCCCACTATCACATCTCCCCCAAACGCACTGCCTCGAAGAAGTTCACGACTTTTTACTAGTGACAGCTCTACAACCAAG gagaatagcaaaaaattaaaaatgaagtttccACCTAAAAtcccaaacagaaaaacaaaaagtaaaactaaTAAAGGAGGAATAACTCAACCTAACATAAATGATAGCTTGGAAATCACAAAATTGGACTCTTCGATTATTTCAGAGGGGAAAATCTCTACAATCACACCTCAGATCCAGGCATTTAATCTACAGAAAGCAGCAGCAG AAGGTTTGATGAGCCTTCTTCGTGAAATGGGGAAAGGTTATTTAGCCTTGTGTTCGTACAACTGCAAAGAAGCTATAAATATCTTGAGCCACCTACCTTCTCACCACTACAATACTGGTTGGGTACTGTGCCAAATTGGAAGGGCCTATTTTGAACTTTCAGAGTACATGCAA GCTGAAAGAATATTCTCAGAAGTTAGAAGAATTGAGAATTACAGAGTTGAAGGCATGGAGATCTATTCTACAACACTTTGGCATCTTCAAAAAGATGTTGCTCTTTCAGTTCTTTCAAAAGACTTAACAGATATGGATAAAAATTCACCAGAG GCCTGGTGTGCTGCAGGGAACTGTTTCAGTTTGCAACGAGAACATGACATTGCAATTAAATTCTTCCAGAGAGCTATCCAGGTTGATCCAAATTATGCTTATGCCTATACCCTATTAGGGCATGAGTTTGTGTTAACTGAAGAATTAGACAAAGCATTAGCTTGTTTTCGAAATGCCATCAGAGTCAATCCTAGACATTATAATGCATG GTATGGTTTAGGAATGATTTATTACAAGCAAGAAAAATTCAGCCTTGCAGAAATGCATTTCCAGAAAGCACTTGACATCAATCCTCAAAGTTCAGTTTTGCTTTGTCACATCGGAGTA GTTCAGCATGCACTGAAAAAATCGGAGAAGGCTTTGGATACCCTAAATAAAGCCATTGTTATTGATCCCAAGAACCCTCTATGCAAATTTCACAGAGCTTCAgttttatttgcaaatgaaaaatacaag tctgcttTACAAGAACTTGAAGaattgaaacaaattgttccCAAAGAATCCCTCGTTTACTTCTTAATAGGAAAG